TTGGCGCGGCGACGACAACCCGTGGACGAAATCGCCATGGCAGGGATCTCGATTAATTCCACACGATCGTGATACTGCGCCGGCAGCATATCTTCTTCGAGTACGTATCCTGGGCGCGTAACGCCTACGAAGGTTGCGATCTCCAACGCTTTTTCCCAGTCTCGCCACGTGAGGATCTGGCCTAGAGCATCTGCACCTGTGATGAAGAACAACTCCGAATCGGGGTAGGAACAGCGCAGATCCTGCAAAGTATCGATGGTGTAAGTAGCGCCTGGGCGATCAATGTCTACTCGACTCACCGTAAACCGCGGGTTGGAAGCCGTAGCAATGACCGTCATCAAATAACGATCCTCCGCCGGAGAAACCTCACGGTCGGCTTTTTGCCACGGCTGGCCAGTGGGCACAAAGACCACCAGCTCTAGATCAAACCGTGCTGCAACCTCGCTTGCGGCAACGAGGTGCCCATGGTGAATCGGATCGAAGGTTCCACCCATGATGCCGATACGGCTGGGTTGGCGTGGCAGTGTCATAACCGTGAAATTCTAGCAGTGCACTACGGGCGTGTTTGCCCCGTGCCCTGAACAATCCACTTCGTGGTGGTCAGCTCCGGCAATGCCATGGGTCCGCGGGCATGCAGCTTCTGGGTAGAAATTCCGATTTCTGCCCCCATACCGAACTGCTCACCATCAGTAAACGCAGTCGATGCGTTAATCATGACCGCCGCGGCATCGACACGATCTGCAAAGCGCTGGGCAGTCACAATGTTGCCGGTAGCGATCGCCTCAGTGTGCTTGGTGCTATAGATGCGAATATGCTCCATCGCAGCGTCCACACCGTCAACCAAGGCGCACGCAATATCAAGCGACAAGTATTCTTCCGCCCAATCGTGCTCCTCGGCAGGAACGATTCCCGACGCGCCCACGGCTTCTAACTGGGCAACATCGCCGTGCACAGTAACACCAGCTTTTTGCAAGGCGGTGATAATTGCCAACTGATCTGCGGGATCCAAAGCGGAATCGATCAGCACCGTTTCAGTTGCATTGCACACTGAGCAGCGTCGCGTCTTGCCGTTGAGCAGCATGGCGATCGCCTGGTCTAGATCGCTGACATCACGATCAATGTAGAAGTGGCAGTTTCCGGTGCCCGTCTCAATGGTGGGGACCGTCGCGTTGGTCACCACAGCCTCGATCAGGCCGGCACCACCACGCGGGATGACGACGTCGACAAGCCCGCGTGCGGTAATCAAATCCTGGACGCTTTCGTGTGTTTCGCAAGGCAGCAACTGGACGACCTCACGTGGCAACCCATGGTTTTCAAGCACGCGATGCATGACCGCAACCAGTGCCGCGTTGGAGTGCTGCGCCGACTTTGAACCACGCAGCAGCGCCACGTTGCCGGACTTCAACGCTAACCCAAAGGCATCGATCGTCACGTTAGGGCGCGCCTCGTACACCATGCCCATCACCCCTAGCGGAACACGCACCTTGCGCATTTGCATACCATTCGGCATCACGCTGCCGCCTACAACCTCACCTACTGGGTCGCTCAGCGCTGCTACCTGGCGCAAACCGCCGGCGATCCCAGCAATGCGGGCGTTGTTCAAAGCCAACCGATCAATAAGCGCCTCGCTGAGCCCACGTGCACGTCCTTGATCAATATCGCGTTGATTAGCAGCAAGAATCTCAGCGCTCGCTTCTTCCAAAGCCGAAGCAGCGGCAAGAAGTACCGCATTTTTATCAGCACTGGTCAATTGGGCAAGGATAGGCGCAACACGGTGCGCGGCACGTGCACATGCCAGCACCTGTTCGCGTTCTTGGGACCGTACATCGGCGTTATTCATAAGCATTTACCGTACCTAAAGATCTACGCGCGTGACGCGTAATCGGAAAGATAATCAGCATGGACGACGGGACGTTGCAGCCCCTCGGGCAGCTGCGCGGTTTGTTTGCCCAGCATGGTGGTGAGCACTGCGGAATCATAGGCCACCTCACCTCGGCCAATGATTTCACCTTCTGGGCCTAGAATCTCTACGATTTCACCCGCATGGAAATCACCAATGACCTCGGTAATTCCCACGGCCAACAGGGAGTTTCCGCCGGCGGTGACAGCGGCGACCGCACCGGCGTCGATACGCAGCGCGCCGCCGGTATCCGCCGCATACAGCGCCCAAAACTTCCACGCCGATAGGCGATCATCCTTGGGATAAAACACAGTGCCTACCTCGGCATCACCCAGCGCCTCGGCCACACAGTCAGCGGAGGTCAACAACACGGGCACGCCGCTTCGCGACGCCAACCGCGCGGCCGACACTTTCGACGCCATGCCACCGGTCCCCACCGCCCCACCGTCACCTGCGATCACACCTTTCAGGTCGTTGCCGTCTTTGACCTCAGACACAAATCGTGCCGAAGGATCCGCAGGGTTTTTGTCATATAACCCATCTACGTCCGAGAGCAGCACCAAAGCGTCCGCGGACACAAGGTGCGACACAATCGCGGCGAGGCGGTCGTTGTCGCCAAAGTGCATCTCAGAGGTTGCAACCGTGTCATTCTCATTAATAATCGGCACTGCGTGTAACAACCGCAAGCGATCAATAGTGCGCTGCGCGTTACGCGCACGATCCCGCTGGCCTGCATCGGAGGCCGTTAACAGCACC
The sequence above is drawn from the Corynebacterium rouxii genome and encodes:
- the nadD gene encoding nicotinate-nucleotide adenylyltransferase; this encodes MTLPRQPSRIGIMGGTFDPIHHGHLVAASEVAARFDLELVVFVPTGQPWQKADREVSPAEDRYLMTVIATASNPRFTVSRVDIDRPGATYTIDTLQDLRCSYPDSELFFITGADALGQILTWRDWEKALEIATFVGVTRPGYVLEEDMLPAQYHDRVELIEIPAMAISSTGCRRRAKEGLPVWYLVPDGVVQYIAKRRLYHPSGVDEKRNPAGAAASRLAFDRDNVEQ
- the proB gene encoding glutamate 5-kinase is translated as MNAQHSSADLRDVIRNAKRIVVKIGSSSLTGENFEVSPGRIDRIVEALEDRMQRGSDVIVVSSGAVAAGMAPLGLTSRPKDLATKQAAASVGQVHLANAWGNSFARYNRTIGQVLLTASDAGQRDRARNAQRTIDRLRLLHAVPIINENDTVATSEMHFGDNDRLAAIVSHLVSADALVLLSDVDGLYDKNPADPSARFVSEVKDGNDLKGVIAGDGGAVGTGGMASKVSAARLASRSGVPVLLTSADCVAEALGDAEVGTVFYPKDDRLSAWKFWALYAADTGGALRIDAGAVAAVTAGGNSLLAVGITEVIGDFHAGEIVEILGPEGEIIGRGEVAYDSAVLTTMLGKQTAQLPEGLQRPVVHADYLSDYASRA
- a CDS encoding glutamate-5-semialdehyde dehydrogenase; its protein translation is MLMNNADVRSQEREQVLACARAAHRVAPILAQLTSADKNAVLLAAASALEEASAEILAANQRDIDQGRARGLSEALIDRLALNNARIAGIAGGLRQVAALSDPVGEVVGGSVMPNGMQMRKVRVPLGVMGMVYEARPNVTIDAFGLALKSGNVALLRGSKSAQHSNAALVAVMHRVLENHGLPREVVQLLPCETHESVQDLITARGLVDVVIPRGGAGLIEAVVTNATVPTIETGTGNCHFYIDRDVSDLDQAIAMLLNGKTRRCSVCNATETVLIDSALDPADQLAIITALQKAGVTVHGDVAQLEAVGASGIVPAEEHDWAEEYLSLDIACALVDGVDAAMEHIRIYSTKHTEAIATGNIVTAQRFADRVDAAAVMINASTAFTDGEQFGMGAEIGISTQKLHARGPMALPELTTTKWIVQGTGQTRP